Proteins co-encoded in one Desulfitobacterium hafniense DCB-2 genomic window:
- a CDS encoding polysaccharide deacetylase family protein, translating into MNHVKSKYIYLFFVITVLTTLVILGCSSRPNEAPVPQKPTINEEIQNQEPREEQEPIEKESDKDVSPPEADNPLESGNDPLESLEPTQPLPPASLSPALKSPIPILYYHSIDYEEGNELRVPPEEFEAHMEHLSQNGYESVTLDDLYQYFYAGKDLPEKAFVLTFDDGYEDNYIHAFPIAEKYGYSGTVFVVTEWIGGKGYLNRQQLLEMNQAGWQIESHTVTHPYLDSISTEQIKEELLTSKEVLEELLGKPKVAFAYPYGVYDSSIIELCRETGYKMGLTIDRGWAGPEDPFRMKRVYCYAQMGLDEFRRRVENANY; encoded by the coding sequence ATGAATCATGTGAAGAGCAAATATATCTATTTATTCTTTGTTATTACTGTTCTAACCACTCTGGTCATCCTTGGCTGTTCGTCAAGGCCCAATGAAGCGCCAGTACCGCAAAAACCTACTATCAATGAGGAAATTCAAAACCAAGAACCAAGGGAAGAACAAGAACCCATCGAAAAGGAGAGCGATAAGGATGTGAGCCCTCCTGAAGCCGATAATCCATTAGAGTCAGGAAATGACCCTTTAGAATCTTTGGAGCCTACACAGCCTTTACCGCCTGCATCGCTTTCACCAGCCTTAAAATCGCCTATCCCTATACTCTATTATCATTCCATCGACTATGAAGAGGGCAATGAGCTGAGAGTACCTCCTGAGGAATTTGAAGCTCATATGGAGCACCTTTCCCAAAACGGCTATGAGAGCGTTACCCTGGATGATCTCTATCAGTATTTTTATGCAGGGAAGGACCTTCCGGAAAAGGCTTTTGTCTTGACCTTTGATGATGGTTACGAAGATAATTATATTCACGCTTTTCCTATTGCGGAGAAGTATGGATACAGCGGAACGGTTTTTGTAGTGACAGAATGGATTGGGGGAAAAGGATATTTAAACCGGCAACAATTGCTGGAAATGAACCAGGCCGGTTGGCAGATTGAAAGTCATACTGTGACCCATCCTTATTTGGATAGTATTTCTACAGAACAAATCAAAGAGGAGCTCCTCACTTCCAAAGAGGTTCTGGAAGAGTTGCTTGGTAAGCCGAAAGTCGCTTTTGCTTATCCCTATGGAGTCTATGACTCTTCCATTATTGAATTATGCCGGGAAACAGGATATAAAATGGGGCTGACCATAGACAGAGGGTGGGCCGGACCAGAGGATCCCTTTCGAATGAAGCGCGTCTATTGCTATGCTCAGATGGGCCTTGATGAGTTTAGGAGAAGGGTTGAAAATGCCAACTATTAA
- the recJ gene encoding single-stranded-DNA-specific exonuclease RecJ, producing MTKRIWTKPQPLPGFKDSRSPLPQRLGITPVVADILRQRGIEAEEEIMEFLRPSLLNLNSPFAFREMARAIERLELARAQEEKILIYGDYDVDGVTSTALLYKVLTDLGFKAVAYIPSRMDEGYGLHKDAITKALQANVKVMITVDCGITAVEEVEYARSQGIDIILTDHHEPPDSLPQAYAILNPKVKDSGYPFRDLAGVGVAFKLAQALLERLEEGKSGAYAVLEILDLAALGTIADLVPLTHENRIIVAYGLRQMENTIHLGLRTLLEECGLWGKPLKAGQIAFMVAPRINAAGRMDSARAGLELLLTGHEERAVELARFLSRENTLRQDTEKEIFAEAVEILEKNPMPRVIVLSGKNWHHGVIGIVASRLVERYYRPVFLIAEEEEIGKGSARGIGGYHVLDELKAQAELLEKFGGHSQAAGFSLKLETIPLLREALNQAALHLPEEMFYERIRVDQCVPLEVLDASLLHDLEHLAPFGFGNPSPVLAGRDYPLYMADTVGKDHAHLKCMFGPQGEWEGIAFRKGEELANILGSATVDVAFGLDWNTFRGAQSIQLMIKDIQPQASWQEEHDRFLAGQEIALGQEETAASGLYPQELEIMDWRSKNREEWSKTLESRGDSVALWDFTGISPQGPDADHRAPWAVVIGVPPSWQRVADMIRQVRNSGGQGVILAESQIDPLVLKERTGYLAREDLVQMYRVLYDLAIKNNPFTWVAEEIPLWQAQAGLKIFEELNLFRCLRYSSDTIHIEWIPAQKKLDLEGALRFRGAKSRWEEAMAFKEEYCTMPWPEFKKRLGRY from the coding sequence ATGACCAAAAGAATATGGACAAAACCACAACCCCTTCCTGGGTTTAAAGATAGTAGAAGCCCGCTCCCCCAACGATTAGGGATTACTCCGGTAGTGGCAGACATTCTCAGGCAGCGGGGCATCGAGGCAGAGGAGGAAATCATGGAATTTCTCAGACCTTCTTTGCTTAATTTAAATTCTCCGTTTGCCTTTCGAGAAATGGCTAGGGCTATTGAGCGTTTAGAGCTGGCACGGGCTCAAGAAGAAAAAATCCTTATCTACGGCGATTATGACGTTGATGGGGTAACCAGCACGGCTTTGCTCTATAAAGTATTGACAGATTTGGGGTTTAAGGCGGTCGCCTATATTCCCAGCAGGATGGACGAAGGCTATGGCTTACATAAGGATGCTATAACAAAAGCTTTGCAAGCCAATGTGAAGGTGATGATCACTGTGGATTGTGGCATTACCGCCGTGGAGGAAGTGGAGTATGCTCGGTCTCAGGGGATAGATATTATCCTTACCGACCATCATGAGCCGCCGGATAGTCTGCCTCAAGCTTATGCCATTCTGAATCCCAAGGTTAAGGATTCAGGATATCCTTTTCGGGACTTAGCCGGAGTAGGAGTAGCGTTTAAGCTGGCTCAGGCCTTGTTGGAGAGGTTAGAAGAGGGAAAATCAGGTGCTTATGCGGTCCTGGAAATCTTAGATTTAGCAGCTTTAGGTACCATTGCTGATCTTGTCCCCTTAACCCATGAGAACCGCATCATTGTGGCCTATGGCTTACGCCAGATGGAGAATACCATTCATCTGGGACTGCGTACTCTTCTTGAGGAGTGCGGTCTGTGGGGAAAACCGCTTAAAGCCGGGCAAATCGCCTTCATGGTGGCGCCGCGTATTAATGCTGCAGGCCGCATGGACAGTGCCCGGGCCGGATTGGAGCTGTTGCTCACAGGTCATGAAGAACGGGCTGTTGAGCTGGCACGGTTTTTGAGCCGGGAGAATACCTTGCGCCAGGACACCGAAAAGGAAATCTTTGCTGAAGCGGTGGAGATTTTGGAGAAAAACCCTATGCCACGGGTGATTGTTTTATCAGGAAAGAACTGGCATCATGGGGTCATCGGCATCGTGGCCTCCCGCTTGGTGGAGCGCTACTATCGCCCGGTTTTCCTTATTGCTGAGGAAGAGGAGATTGGGAAAGGGTCCGCCAGAGGGATTGGGGGCTATCATGTATTGGATGAGCTCAAGGCTCAAGCAGAGTTGTTGGAGAAATTCGGCGGACATAGTCAGGCCGCCGGCTTCTCGTTAAAACTGGAAACTATCCCCCTGCTTCGGGAGGCTTTGAATCAGGCGGCCTTACACCTTCCTGAGGAGATGTTCTATGAACGGATTCGTGTGGACCAATGCGTCCCTTTGGAAGTTCTTGATGCCTCTTTGCTGCATGATTTGGAACATCTGGCCCCTTTTGGATTTGGCAACCCCAGCCCGGTGCTGGCCGGAAGGGATTATCCCCTCTATATGGCCGACACGGTGGGCAAAGACCATGCTCATTTAAAGTGTATGTTCGGACCCCAAGGGGAATGGGAAGGAATAGCCTTTCGCAAAGGGGAAGAGTTAGCCAATATTTTGGGTTCGGCAACGGTGGATGTTGCTTTTGGTTTGGATTGGAATACCTTTCGTGGCGCCCAGAGTATTCAGCTGATGATCAAAGATATTCAGCCCCAAGCCTCATGGCAGGAGGAGCATGACCGATTCCTGGCCGGGCAGGAGATTGCCTTGGGTCAGGAGGAAACGGCTGCAAGTGGCCTATATCCTCAAGAACTGGAAATTATGGATTGGCGAAGCAAAAATCGGGAAGAATGGAGCAAAACCCTGGAAAGCCGGGGGGACTCCGTTGCTCTTTGGGATTTTACCGGGATAAGCCCTCAAGGGCCAGACGCAGATCACCGGGCACCATGGGCTGTAGTCATAGGGGTTCCTCCATCGTGGCAAAGGGTTGCGGATATGATCAGGCAGGTCCGGAACAGCGGTGGACAAGGAGTGATCCTGGCTGAAAGTCAGATTGATCCGCTGGTTCTGAAGGAGCGAACGGGTTATTTAGCGCGGGAAGATCTTGTCCAAATGTACAGAGTATTATATGATTTGGCTATTAAGAATAATCCGTTTACCTGGGTGGCAGAGGAAATTCCCCTATGGCAAGCACAGGCTGGATTAAAGATCTTCGAAGAATTGAATTTGTTCCGCTGTCTGCGCTATAGCTCCGATACCATCCATATCGAGTGGATCCCGGCCCAAAAGAAGCTGGACCTGGAAGGAGCGCTGCGTTTTCGCGGGGCCAAAAGCCGCTGGGAGGAAGCCATGGCGTTTAAAGAAGAATATTGTACGATGCCGTGGCCGGAGTTTAAGAAAAGGCTGGGCCGGTACTAA
- the ilvN gene encoding acetolactate synthase small subunit — MRHTLAVLVENRPGVLTHISGLISRRAFNIESIAAGYTEEPDTTRITVVVQADEMELEQVVNQLSKLVDVIKITNLTAADSIQRELAMIKVKASSETRSDIVDIVDIFRAKIVDVNRETMVIELTGEETKIDALCEVLKDYGIIEIVRTGKIALSRGPIPAKHG, encoded by the coding sequence ATGAGACATACATTAGCCGTGTTGGTTGAGAATCGCCCCGGAGTATTGACTCATATCTCAGGATTAATCAGCCGGAGGGCCTTTAATATTGAAAGCATTGCCGCAGGGTATACGGAGGAACCCGATACCACACGCATCACGGTTGTTGTTCAGGCTGATGAAATGGAACTGGAACAGGTGGTCAACCAGCTTTCCAAACTGGTCGATGTGATTAAGATAACGAATTTAACCGCAGCGGATTCCATTCAAAGAGAGCTGGCTATGATTAAAGTGAAGGCCAGCAGCGAGACCCGTTCCGATATTGTGGATATTGTCGATATTTTCCGTGCCAAAATCGTCGATGTGAACCGTGAGACGATGGTTATTGAATTGACAGGAGAAGAAACCAAGATTGACGCTCTTTGTGAAGTCCTTAAGGATTACGGTATTATTGAAATTGTCAGGACTGGAAAAATAGCTTTGTCACGGGGACCTATCCCAGCAAAACATGGATAA
- a CDS encoding adenine phosphoribosyltransferase — translation MKALDFDKYIRVIDDFPKPGISFKDITTLLKDGEAYRAAVDAIVERVRESQPDLIVGPEARGFLLGAPVAYALGIGFVPVRKPGKLPGKTVSETYELEYGSDTLEVHADAIQPGQRIAIVDDLLATGGTTSATARLIEKTGAQVAGMSFLIELGFLEGRKRLEGYEVFSLIKY, via the coding sequence GTGAAGGCATTGGATTTTGATAAGTACATACGCGTTATTGATGATTTCCCCAAACCCGGTATTTCTTTCAAGGATATTACTACCCTGTTAAAGGATGGAGAAGCTTATCGGGCAGCGGTTGATGCCATCGTTGAGCGGGTCAGGGAATCTCAACCGGATCTGATTGTGGGACCGGAAGCCCGCGGCTTTTTGCTGGGAGCTCCGGTAGCTTATGCCTTGGGCATTGGCTTTGTTCCGGTGCGTAAACCGGGCAAACTTCCGGGTAAAACAGTGAGCGAAACCTATGAACTTGAATATGGTAGTGATACGTTAGAAGTTCACGCTGATGCCATTCAACCGGGACAACGGATCGCGATTGTCGATGATTTGCTGGCGACCGGCGGCACGACTTCCGCCACAGCCCGTTTAATTGAAAAGACCGGCGCCCAGGTGGCAGGAATGAGTTTTTTGATTGAATTGGGCTTTCTGGAAGGCCGTAAGAGACTGGAAGGGTATGAGGTATTTTCTTTAATTAAGTATTAA
- a CDS encoding protein translocase subunit SecDF: protein MMKRGSILKLTAALLLIVIAVVFSIQPLTDSERGISLGLDLRGGVHLVLQAEPGPDGAAITADDVEKAKSIIEKRVNEMGLSEPVIQADLDKKRIIVDLAGVQDPDKAVEALKTTAKLTFKDPQGNVVIEGGDLKDARAGQGERSYVVHLTFSPEGAKKFADVTSRNIGQNIGIYLDDQLLQNPQVQAAITNGQAEITGYASLEEAAQYAVLLRSGALPVSLSIEEKRTVGASLGVDSLNKSINAGIVALVFILLFMLVLYRLPGLVANISLIVFTLIVLWALKGFGAVLTLPGIAGILLSIGMAVDLNIIIYERIKEELRLGKSLRASVEAGFSRAFLTVFDSNITTLFAAATLFFLGTSSIKGFAITLGIGIFASLFTAITFTRMLLRWIVGINPRMNTAWFGVKRENDASGKKTGEATPATQAATYEDVKASMPFYFNVVKRRYIWFALSLIMIAVSLGSLFTQKLNLGVDFTGGTMLDMKFSQQVTQEKITQAMESVGLEGPVVQLSDNDTSALIRTSALEEDKRNELLTALQTQVGDFDKESLKEDKVGPAIGQELTENAFLSLAIAAVLMLVYIGFRFQFAYAVSGILALVHDVIITVGIFSLFQWEIDATFVAAILTIFGYSINDTVVIFDRIRENEPRLKRGDSYEDMVDKSVWQMMGRSIKTVLTVLISLLAIYILGGESTQGFALAMLIGVIAGAYSSVFNASQILVEIKKRMKPKRGGKAARTKA, encoded by the coding sequence ATGATGAAAAGGGGAAGTATCCTGAAATTAACAGCAGCCTTATTGCTGATCGTCATCGCCGTAGTATTCTCAATTCAGCCCCTTACGGATTCAGAAAGGGGAATTTCGTTAGGACTTGACCTGCGCGGAGGAGTTCACCTCGTCCTGCAAGCTGAACCTGGACCTGACGGTGCAGCTATTACAGCGGATGATGTGGAAAAGGCTAAAAGCATCATTGAGAAACGGGTCAATGAGATGGGGCTGTCTGAGCCGGTCATTCAGGCTGATTTAGATAAGAAGCGGATTATTGTGGATTTAGCCGGAGTTCAGGACCCGGATAAAGCGGTAGAAGCTTTAAAGACGACAGCAAAACTCACTTTTAAAGATCCGCAAGGCAATGTGGTCATTGAAGGAGGGGATTTGAAAGATGCCCGTGCGGGACAGGGAGAACGCAGTTATGTGGTTCATCTCACCTTCTCTCCGGAAGGAGCAAAGAAATTTGCAGATGTGACCAGCCGTAATATTGGTCAAAACATTGGCATTTACTTAGATGATCAGCTACTGCAAAATCCTCAAGTACAGGCTGCCATTACCAATGGCCAGGCTGAAATCACCGGGTATGCATCTCTGGAAGAAGCTGCTCAATATGCAGTCTTGCTTCGTTCCGGCGCATTACCTGTAAGCTTAAGCATTGAAGAGAAACGTACTGTGGGAGCTTCGCTGGGTGTAGACTCCCTGAATAAGAGTATCAATGCCGGTATTGTAGCTTTAGTATTTATTCTTTTATTCATGCTGGTGCTCTATCGTCTCCCCGGACTTGTCGCGAATATCTCTTTGATTGTCTTTACCTTAATTGTGTTGTGGGCCTTGAAGGGATTTGGCGCCGTTCTGACCTTGCCGGGCATAGCGGGGATACTTCTCTCCATCGGCATGGCGGTGGATTTAAACATTATTATTTATGAGCGGATTAAAGAAGAGCTGCGCCTGGGCAAATCCCTGCGCGCCTCTGTGGAAGCCGGCTTCAGCCGCGCCTTTCTGACCGTCTTTGACTCTAATATTACCACCTTATTTGCAGCGGCAACCCTCTTTTTCCTGGGCACAAGTTCCATTAAAGGATTTGCCATAACCTTGGGTATCGGTATTTTTGCCAGCCTCTTTACGGCCATTACCTTTACCCGGATGCTTTTACGCTGGATAGTAGGTATTAATCCGCGCATGAATACAGCTTGGTTTGGCGTGAAAAGGGAAAACGATGCTTCCGGAAAGAAAACCGGGGAAGCAACGCCTGCGACTCAGGCAGCTACCTATGAAGATGTTAAGGCATCCATGCCTTTCTATTTCAATGTAGTGAAACGCCGGTATATCTGGTTTGCTCTATCCTTAATTATGATTGCCGTCAGTTTGGGCTCCCTCTTCACTCAGAAGCTGAATCTGGGAGTGGACTTTACCGGCGGCACCATGCTTGATATGAAATTCAGTCAGCAGGTTACCCAGGAAAAGATCACCCAGGCTATGGAATCCGTAGGTCTGGAAGGACCGGTGGTGCAGCTTTCCGATAATGATACGTCGGCTTTGATCCGGACCTCTGCCTTGGAAGAAGACAAGCGCAACGAATTGCTCACCGCCCTGCAGACTCAGGTAGGAGATTTTGATAAGGAATCCCTGAAAGAAGACAAGGTCGGACCGGCTATCGGCCAGGAGCTGACCGAGAACGCTTTCTTATCTCTGGCTATTGCAGCAGTCTTAATGCTGGTGTATATTGGCTTCCGCTTCCAATTTGCTTATGCTGTATCGGGAATTTTGGCTCTGGTGCATGACGTGATCATCACCGTAGGGATATTCTCCCTGTTCCAATGGGAAATCGATGCGACCTTTGTAGCCGCTATCCTGACCATCTTCGGATATTCCATCAATGATACAGTGGTTATTTTTGACCGAATCAGAGAAAATGAACCTCGCCTAAAACGAGGGGACAGCTATGAGGACATGGTGGATAAATCCGTCTGGCAGATGATGGGGCGTTCGATCAAAACCGTCCTGACGGTTCTCATTTCCCTGCTGGCAATTTATATCCTCGGCGGCGAATCAACCCAAGGATTTGCCTTAGCCATGCTGATTGGTGTCATAGCCGGAGCTTATTCTTCCGTCTTTAATGCCAGCCAGATTTTGGTCGAGATTAAAAAAAGAATGAAGCCGAAAAGGGGCGGTAAGGCTGCCCGCACGAAAGCATAA
- the ilvB gene encoding biosynthetic-type acetolactate synthase large subunit produces the protein MRMSGAQAVIECLKQENVEIVFGYPGGAVLTLYDALYETQFPHILTRHEQGAVHAADGYARSTGKVGVCIATSGPGATNLITGIATAYMDSIPMVAITGQVAVSLIGRDSFQEADVTGITTPITKHNYLVKDVSELPRVFKEAFHIARTGRPGPVLIDVAKDVFAKELDFHYPDNVHLRGYRPIFEGDAQIIAQVAEELSKAQRPLLFVGGGVNLADVSPALREFVEYTRIPVISSLMGLGCIPDQHPQNYGMVGMHGTYAANMATTHADLLIGLGVRFDDRVTGLVADFASKAKVIHFDIDPAEVNKNIIANIRVVGDLKWSIPALLNQVKERAAETWMGSNREWKKQLDEWREDNPLTYLPREGMIMPQHLIQRVSHFAAEDAVVVTDVGQHQMWASQFYEYKRPRTLLTSGGLGTMGYGLPAALGAQVGCPGRQIVCFSGDGGFMMNCQELSTLADLDLPVKVFILNNQVLGMVAQWQRMFYNGHYSHTTLKGRTDFVKLAEAMGVTGLRVTEPQDVDMAIQKAFAIKGPVVVEIRIPADENVLPMVPAGGRLDQMIMGG, from the coding sequence ATGAGGATGTCGGGAGCTCAAGCTGTCATTGAATGCTTGAAGCAAGAAAATGTGGAAATCGTTTTCGGATATCCTGGGGGTGCGGTCTTGACGCTTTATGATGCGCTTTATGAGACCCAGTTTCCTCATATATTGACTCGTCATGAACAGGGTGCGGTCCACGCTGCAGATGGCTATGCCCGATCGACTGGAAAAGTGGGGGTATGTATTGCCACCTCTGGACCGGGAGCTACGAACTTAATTACCGGGATCGCCACAGCTTATATGGATTCCATTCCCATGGTGGCCATCACAGGCCAGGTGGCAGTTTCTCTGATCGGGCGGGATTCCTTTCAGGAAGCTGATGTAACAGGAATTACCACGCCGATTACCAAGCATAACTATCTTGTCAAAGATGTCAGTGAATTGCCCAGAGTGTTTAAAGAGGCTTTCCATATCGCCCGGACAGGCCGACCCGGCCCGGTCTTGATCGACGTTGCCAAAGATGTGTTTGCTAAGGAGCTGGACTTTCACTACCCTGATAACGTCCACTTGCGGGGATATCGCCCGATTTTTGAAGGGGACGCTCAGATCATTGCCCAAGTCGCTGAAGAACTGAGCAAGGCCCAAAGACCGCTGCTCTTTGTGGGTGGCGGGGTAAATCTGGCCGATGTTTCTCCAGCCTTAAGGGAGTTTGTAGAATACACCCGCATCCCTGTCATAAGCAGTCTTATGGGCTTAGGCTGTATTCCTGATCAACACCCGCAGAATTACGGTATGGTGGGCATGCACGGAACCTATGCTGCCAACATGGCGACCACCCATGCGGATTTGCTGATTGGCCTGGGCGTGCGTTTTGACGATCGGGTCACGGGCCTTGTGGCGGATTTTGCCTCAAAGGCGAAAGTGATTCATTTCGATATCGATCCTGCTGAGGTTAATAAGAATATTATCGCCAATATTCGTGTTGTAGGGGATTTAAAGTGGTCCATACCGGCTCTGTTGAATCAAGTGAAAGAGAGAGCTGCGGAAACATGGATGGGGTCCAATAGGGAATGGAAAAAGCAACTGGATGAATGGCGGGAGGATAATCCCCTGACTTATCTTCCCCGGGAAGGAATGATTATGCCTCAGCATTTAATCCAGCGAGTCAGCCATTTTGCGGCAGAGGATGCTGTCGTCGTTACGGATGTCGGGCAGCACCAGATGTGGGCCAGCCAATTTTATGAGTATAAACGCCCCCGGACGTTGCTCACCTCCGGTGGTTTGGGAACCATGGGATACGGGCTGCCCGCGGCTTTGGGAGCCCAAGTGGGATGCCCCGGCCGCCAGATTGTCTGTTTTTCGGGTGATGGCGGTTTTATGATGAACTGTCAGGAGTTGTCGACGTTAGCAGATTTGGACTTGCCGGTCAAGGTATTTATTCTTAATAATCAGGTCCTCGGTATGGTAGCCCAATGGCAGCGGATGTTCTATAATGGACATTACTCCCACACTACCCTGAAAGGGCGTACGGATTTTGTGAAACTGGCGGAAGCGATGGGTGTCACCGGCTTGAGAGTCACGGAACCGCAGGATGTTGACATGGCTATTCAAAAGGCTTTCGCAATCAAAGGGCCTGTAGTCGTGGAGATTCGGATTCCTGCTGACGAAAATGTACTGCCCATGGTTCCGGCGGGAGGGCGTCTTGACCAAATGATTATGGGAGGGTAA
- a CDS encoding RelA/SpoT family protein, with product MTISELMEKLHKASPEGIKLVEKAYSFAEEAHRGQLRNSGEEYIQHPLEVAKILLELEMDEATIAAAFLHDVVEDTHYTNEDIEREFGSQVAILVDGVTKLGRIEYKSKEELQVENLRKMFLAMAKDIRVILIKLADRLHNMRTLKFHSEKKQKEIALETLEIFAPLANRLGIFRIKWELEDLSFRYLKPQEYYDLSEGIALKRAEREVQINEVISQLSKRLAEVGIKADISGRPKHFYSIYRKMINQHRELSEIYDLTAVRVIVDSVNDCYGALGIIHTMWKPLPGRFKDYIAMPKPNMYQSLHTTLVGAHGEPFEIQIRTWEMHRTAEYGIAAHWKYKEGAGKPVGGNFEQKLSWLRQMLEWQHDSPDAGEFMESLKIDLFADTVFVFTPKGDVVELPAGSCPVDFAYRVHTDVGHRCVGAKINSRIVPLETKLANGDIVEILTSKQSNGPSRDWLSFVKTSQAKNRIRGWFKKEKREENIVRGREGIEREVRKLGLDPAQVLKSDLLLKIGKSYNITNVEDLYAAMGDGAVTVNKVLVRLKEDLTKDERERLQLEALQQGEGKPSSGYGKASQGVRVKGVDNILVRFSRCCNPLPGDDIVGYITRGRGVSIHRRECDNVKAHSQEEQARMVEVIWDTEVESIYPVDLEIFALDRPRLVTDVMNVVMETRTNILGINARVAKDKNTHIQLSIEIRNLGHLYNVMQKIRRVKDVTSVERVHLGGR from the coding sequence ATGACGATAAGCGAGCTCATGGAAAAATTGCATAAAGCGTCTCCAGAAGGGATCAAGCTTGTGGAGAAAGCTTATTCCTTTGCTGAAGAAGCTCACCGTGGGCAGCTTCGCAATTCAGGAGAAGAATATATTCAGCATCCTCTGGAAGTGGCCAAGATCCTCTTGGAACTGGAAATGGATGAGGCTACCATTGCGGCGGCTTTCCTCCATGATGTGGTGGAAGATACCCATTACACCAACGAAGATATAGAAAGAGAGTTTGGCTCTCAAGTAGCTATCCTGGTCGATGGCGTCACGAAGCTGGGGCGAATCGAGTACAAGAGCAAGGAAGAGCTTCAGGTTGAAAACCTGCGCAAGATGTTCCTGGCTATGGCTAAGGATATTCGGGTGATTTTAATCAAGCTGGCGGATCGTCTCCACAATATGCGGACGCTGAAATTTCATTCTGAAAAAAAACAAAAGGAAATCGCTCTGGAAACCCTGGAGATTTTCGCTCCTTTGGCCAACCGGCTGGGTATTTTCCGGATTAAATGGGAGCTGGAGGATTTATCTTTCCGCTACTTAAAACCTCAAGAGTATTATGACTTATCGGAAGGAATTGCTTTAAAACGGGCAGAACGGGAAGTACAGATCAATGAAGTCATCAGCCAGTTATCCAAGCGCCTGGCTGAAGTAGGCATCAAAGCGGATATATCAGGCCGTCCCAAGCATTTTTACAGTATCTACCGGAAAATGATCAATCAGCACAGAGAGCTCAGCGAAATCTACGATTTAACTGCGGTTCGGGTGATCGTGGATTCTGTGAATGATTGTTATGGTGCCCTGGGAATCATTCATACGATGTGGAAGCCTTTGCCCGGCCGGTTTAAGGACTATATCGCCATGCCCAAGCCTAATATGTATCAGTCTCTGCATACTACGTTGGTAGGAGCCCATGGAGAACCCTTTGAGATCCAGATTCGTACCTGGGAAATGCATCGTACTGCTGAATACGGCATTGCCGCCCATTGGAAATATAAAGAAGGGGCCGGCAAACCCGTCGGCGGTAATTTTGAGCAGAAGCTGTCCTGGCTGCGGCAGATGTTGGAGTGGCAGCATGATTCCCCGGATGCCGGGGAATTCATGGAATCACTCAAAATAGACCTGTTTGCCGATACGGTTTTTGTCTTTACGCCCAAGGGAGATGTGGTGGAGCTGCCGGCGGGCTCCTGTCCGGTTGACTTTGCCTATCGGGTTCATACGGATGTAGGGCACCGCTGTGTAGGGGCTAAGATTAACAGCCGCATTGTCCCGCTGGAAACCAAATTGGCCAATGGGGATATTGTGGAGATTCTGACTTCCAAGCAGAGCAATGGACCCAGCCGGGATTGGCTTTCTTTCGTAAAAACATCTCAGGCGAAAAACAGAATTCGTGGGTGGTTTAAGAAGGAAAAGCGGGAAGAAAATATTGTCCGCGGCCGGGAGGGAATCGAGCGGGAGGTGCGGAAGCTTGGCCTGGATCCAGCTCAAGTGCTTAAATCCGATCTTCTCTTAAAAATCGGTAAATCTTATAATATAACTAATGTGGAAGATCTCTATGCCGCCATGGGAGACGGCGCCGTTACCGTGAATAAGGTTCTGGTGCGCTTAAAGGAAGATTTGACCAAGGATGAACGGGAACGGCTTCAGTTGGAGGCCCTGCAGCAGGGAGAAGGTAAGCCTTCCAGTGGCTATGGGAAGGCGAGCCAAGGGGTAAGGGTCAAGGGTGTGGACAATATTCTTGTGCGCTTTTCCCGTTGTTGTAATCCTTTGCCCGGAGATGATATTGTTGGTTATATTACCCGGGGCAGGGGGGTCTCCATCCATCGCCGGGAGTGTGATAATGTCAAAGCTCATTCTCAGGAGGAGCAAGCCCGGATGGTGGAAGTGATTTGGGATACGGAAGTAGAATCCATTTATCCGGTGGATTTGGAGATTTTCGCTTTAGACCGGCCGCGGCTGGTTACCGATGTGATGAATGTGGTGATGGAGACCCGCACGAATATCTTGGGGATCAATGCCCGGGTGGCCAAAGATAAGAATACCCATATTCAACTGAGTATTGAGATTCGCAATTTGGGACATTTGTATAATGTGATGCAGAAAATCCGGCGGGTTAAAGATGTCACATCTGTGGAGCGGGTACATTTAGGAGGGCGTTAA